The following coding sequences lie in one Mycobacterium sp. DL440 genomic window:
- a CDS encoding aldehyde dehydrogenase family protein — protein MSSSIPVFNPSNEEQIAEVPDSDQAAVDAAVARARETFESGVWRKLPAAHRADVLFRAAEIIKARTEELAEIEARDNGMNAMAAQQIIKVANEMLIYYAGWVGKIHGESANLISDGLLGHFEEYHTFTQLEPVGVVGLIIPWNGPFFVAMLKVAPALAAGCSAVLKPAEETPLSALKLEEIFREAGLPDGVLNVITGYGETTGAALTAHSDVDKIAFTGSTEVGRLIVKAAAGNLKRLTLELGGKSPLIMFDDANLDKAIMGAGMGLLAGSGQNCSCTSRIYVQRKIYDRVVEGLAAFAQMLPMGGYEDPTSVLGPLISEKQRSRVEGIVNDGVAGGAEVITGGKPMDRKGYFYEATIITNTTPDMRLIKEEIFGPVGSVIPFDEEEEAISAANDTEYGLAGAIWTENLSRAHRVANSLRGGQIWVNSALAADPSMPICGHKQSGWGGERGKKGLEAYFNTKSVYIGL, from the coding sequence GTGAGCAGCTCCATCCCGGTGTTCAACCCCTCCAACGAGGAGCAGATCGCGGAGGTCCCCGATTCGGATCAGGCCGCAGTCGATGCCGCGGTGGCCCGGGCACGAGAGACCTTCGAATCAGGGGTGTGGCGCAAGCTGCCCGCGGCCCACCGGGCCGACGTACTTTTCCGCGCCGCGGAGATCATCAAGGCGCGCACCGAGGAACTCGCGGAGATCGAGGCGCGGGACAACGGTATGAACGCAATGGCTGCGCAGCAGATCATCAAGGTCGCCAATGAAATGCTGATCTACTACGCAGGTTGGGTTGGCAAGATCCACGGCGAGTCGGCCAATCTCATCTCCGATGGCCTGCTCGGCCACTTCGAGGAATATCACACTTTCACCCAGCTCGAGCCGGTCGGCGTCGTGGGTCTCATCATCCCTTGGAACGGACCGTTTTTCGTCGCCATGCTCAAGGTCGCCCCAGCCCTCGCTGCGGGATGTAGCGCAGTCCTCAAGCCGGCTGAGGAAACCCCGCTGTCCGCGCTGAAGCTCGAAGAGATCTTCCGCGAGGCAGGATTGCCCGACGGTGTGCTCAATGTCATCACCGGGTACGGCGAGACCACCGGCGCGGCGCTCACCGCGCACTCGGACGTAGACAAGATCGCGTTCACCGGGTCAACGGAGGTGGGGCGACTGATCGTCAAGGCCGCTGCAGGCAACCTCAAGCGGCTGACGTTGGAACTCGGTGGCAAGTCGCCGCTGATCATGTTCGACGATGCGAATCTCGACAAGGCGATCATGGGCGCCGGCATGGGGTTGCTTGCCGGTTCCGGCCAGAACTGTTCCTGCACATCCCGTATCTATGTGCAGCGCAAGATCTACGACCGGGTGGTCGAAGGTCTGGCCGCGTTCGCCCAGATGCTGCCGATGGGCGGCTACGAGGATCCCACCTCGGTGTTGGGACCGTTGATCAGTGAGAAGCAGCGGAGCCGTGTGGAGGGCATCGTCAACGACGGCGTGGCCGGCGGCGCCGAGGTGATCACCGGTGGCAAGCCGATGGATCGCAAAGGCTACTTCTACGAGGCCACCATCATCACCAACACCACCCCCGACATGCGGCTGATCAAGGAGGAGATCTTCGGGCCAGTCGGGTCGGTGATCCCGTTCGACGAAGAAGAAGAGGCAATCTCCGCCGCCAACGACACCGAGTACGGCTTGGCCGGCGCGATCTGGACCGAGAACCTCAGCCGCGCCCACCGCGTTGCGAATTCCCTTCGGGGCGGCCAGATCTGGGTGAACTCCGCGTTGGCGGCGGATCCCTCTATGCCGATCTGTGGCCACAAGCAGTCGGGCTGGGGCGGTGAGCGGGGCAAGAAGGGACTCGAGGCCTACTTCAATACCAAGTCGGTCTACATCGGACTCTGA
- a CDS encoding LuxR family transcriptional regulator has protein sequence MRLAWPLTGRLEETRLIDAALDSAELSGIVIYGAAGVGKSRIAREALSTVGANGHETRWAVGTSAARALPLGTFARWVGTSDADSVALVGRVIDGLTGSSDGRPILVCVDDAHLLDGLSGFVLQQIVQRGAAKLLLTVRTGAPVPAEVLTACERGRFERLDLQPLSRDESAQLLTAALGGPIDGEAAHRLWRLTRGNVLYLRNIVEQEVTQGRLACEDGCWRWTGDPVIPPGLVELIEARIGALPPSVSKVVDVLAVAEPIQLDRLIAITDADSVAAAETRGLITIDSTEREVRVAHPLYSEVRRNRVPGSRLRRLRGLVATALGDRDDHDSMRVVVRRATLMLDSDLPLDPDLLTRAAQGAVWLSDLSLADRLAQGAIEAGGGAEANFIRAHALSWLSRGEESDAVLDAIETADLTDDGRARLAFLRASNMLWALADPAGAKRHVDDAAAGIPASARGCTDAFYTVYWAAMGDPEQAWAAFSRLDLEALPAIVGAVTAWAVAASCGDAGRTDEAVAAAQVGYRITDGSFDAAHTRFVIADAHIGALLLAGRIREAREEAERLSRQAADLPGAAQLFGMALMGRTAAWAGQLGDAAELLDPAVEMMRAAGETNGFGYRFHLPRATALAISGLSDDHSLVELDECRHPSWHYLAYEHALVRAWVAATQGAISEAVDIALDAADTAGANRQFAAEVLCLQTAAQFGDHSGTRRLDALTGLVEGPRVGAAAALCRALAHDDGDGLAEASTEFEGLGDLVAAADAAGRAAVAYRRKDMRGSALAAATRATALAEACGGAATPALLTAAERLPLTDREREIAMLIGAGLSSRAIADRLHLSVRTVEGHIYRAMAKTAVSTRAELIALLPRRHRR, from the coding sequence GTGCGACTCGCCTGGCCGCTGACGGGGCGGTTGGAGGAGACCCGGCTGATCGACGCCGCGCTGGACTCCGCCGAACTGTCCGGGATCGTGATCTATGGCGCTGCCGGGGTCGGCAAGAGCCGTATTGCCCGTGAAGCGCTCTCGACCGTGGGCGCCAATGGCCATGAGACCCGTTGGGCGGTAGGGACATCGGCCGCCCGGGCGCTGCCATTGGGGACGTTCGCACGGTGGGTGGGAACCTCGGACGCCGACAGTGTGGCGCTGGTCGGCCGGGTGATCGACGGTCTCACCGGGTCATCCGACGGCCGGCCGATACTGGTGTGCGTCGATGACGCGCACCTGCTCGACGGGTTGTCGGGTTTCGTGTTGCAGCAGATCGTGCAGCGCGGTGCAGCCAAGCTCCTGCTGACCGTGCGGACAGGTGCACCAGTGCCCGCCGAGGTTCTGACCGCTTGCGAGCGTGGCCGGTTCGAGCGGTTGGACCTGCAACCCTTGTCCCGCGACGAGTCAGCCCAATTGCTGACCGCCGCGCTCGGGGGCCCGATCGACGGGGAAGCAGCGCACCGGTTGTGGCGGCTGACTCGCGGCAACGTGCTCTACCTGCGCAACATCGTCGAACAAGAAGTCACCCAGGGGCGGCTCGCTTGCGAGGATGGGTGCTGGCGGTGGACCGGAGATCCGGTGATACCGCCCGGGCTGGTCGAATTGATCGAAGCACGCATCGGTGCACTACCACCGTCGGTCAGCAAGGTCGTCGATGTGCTGGCAGTGGCCGAGCCGATCCAGCTGGATCGACTGATCGCGATCACCGACGCCGATTCGGTGGCTGCGGCCGAGACACGTGGTCTGATCACCATCGATTCCACCGAGCGGGAGGTCAGGGTCGCCCATCCGCTGTACTCCGAGGTGAGGCGCAACCGGGTGCCAGGTTCCCGGTTGCGCCGACTGCGCGGGCTGGTGGCCACCGCGCTCGGTGACCGGGATGACCACGACTCCATGCGGGTGGTGGTACGGCGGGCCACGCTGATGCTCGATTCGGATCTGCCGCTCGATCCCGACTTGTTGACCCGGGCCGCACAGGGTGCGGTGTGGCTTTCCGATCTGTCACTGGCCGACCGGTTGGCCCAGGGGGCGATCGAGGCCGGCGGCGGTGCAGAGGCGAATTTCATTCGGGCCCATGCTTTGTCGTGGCTGAGCCGGGGTGAGGAATCGGACGCGGTGCTCGACGCCATCGAGACCGCCGACCTCACCGACGACGGACGGGCCCGGCTGGCCTTCCTGCGGGCGTCCAACATGTTGTGGGCCCTGGCCGACCCGGCCGGCGCCAAGCGGCATGTCGATGATGCGGCGGCGGGCATCCCGGCGTCCGCCCGTGGCTGTACCGACGCGTTCTACACGGTGTACTGGGCCGCGATGGGTGATCCGGAACAGGCCTGGGCCGCATTCAGCCGGCTGGACCTGGAAGCGCTGCCTGCCATCGTGGGCGCGGTGACCGCGTGGGCCGTGGCGGCGTCATGCGGCGACGCGGGCCGCACCGACGAGGCCGTGGCAGCCGCCCAAGTCGGCTACCGCATCACGGACGGCTCCTTCGATGCGGCCCACACGCGGTTCGTCATCGCCGACGCACATATCGGTGCGCTGTTGCTGGCCGGGCGGATCCGCGAGGCACGCGAGGAGGCCGAGCGGCTCAGCCGGCAGGCCGCCGACCTGCCCGGCGCGGCACAGCTGTTCGGCATGGCGCTAATGGGTCGCACCGCGGCGTGGGCCGGACAGCTCGGCGACGCGGCGGAACTGCTGGATCCGGCGGTCGAAATGATGCGGGCAGCGGGGGAGACGAACGGATTCGGCTATCGCTTTCACCTGCCCAGGGCCACTGCACTGGCGATCAGCGGTTTGTCCGATGACCATTCGCTGGTCGAACTCGACGAATGTCGGCATCCCAGTTGGCACTACCTCGCCTACGAGCACGCCCTGGTGCGGGCCTGGGTCGCTGCGACCCAGGGGGCGATATCGGAGGCCGTCGACATCGCGCTCGATGCCGCCGACACCGCCGGGGCCAACCGTCAATTCGCGGCCGAGGTGTTGTGCCTGCAGACCGCGGCACAGTTCGGCGATCATTCCGGCACCCGGCGGCTCGACGCGTTGACCGGTCTCGTGGAGGGGCCGCGAGTCGGTGCCGCTGCTGCGCTGTGCCGGGCCCTGGCCCACGACGACGGTGACGGGTTGGCAGAGGCATCAACAGAATTCGAGGGGCTCGGCGATCTGGTGGCAGCGGCCGACGCGGCCGGTCGTGCGGCGGTGGCGTATCGACGCAAGGACATGCGCGGGTCGGCCCTGGCAGCGGCGACGCGGGCCACCGCACTGGCCGAAGCATGCGGTGGAGCGGCCACACCGGCGTTGCTCACCGCTGCCGAACGTCTGCCCTTGACGGACCGGGAACGCGAGATCGCGATGCTGATCGGCGCTGGGTTGTCCAGCCGGGCGATTGCCGACCGGCTACACCTTTCGGTCCGCACCGTCGAGGGGCACATCTACCGCGCGATGGCGAAAACCGCGGTGTCAACCAGGGCCGAGCTGATCGCGCTGCTGCCCCGACGGCACCGCCGCTGA
- a CDS encoding serine hydrolase, with product MNLDGNQSSIREAIDAGLLAGAVTLVWQAGRILQVNALGHRDVDAGLPMQPDTIFRIASMTKPVTVAAAMTLVEEGKFALNEPVTKWLPELAGMRVLRETRGPLDLTEPARRPITFDDLMTHRSGLAYVFSVLGPLASAYGKLSLRQDQDRWLGEVAKLPLAHQPGERLTYSHSTDVLGIALSRIEGKPLAQVLSERVFAPLGMVDTGFSVDAAGRRRAATMYQLTADNTLNHDVMGPAPITDPPFCTGGAGLFSTADDYLKFARMLLAGGTVDGVRVLSEESVRVMRTDRLTPEQKQYQFLGAPFWVGRGFGLNLSVVTDPAKSRQLFGPGGLGTFSWPGAYGTWWQADPSADLILIYLIQNHPNLSVDAAAVSGNTSTAKLQMAQPRFVRRTYQALDL from the coding sequence GTGAACCTCGACGGCAATCAATCGTCCATCCGTGAGGCCATCGACGCCGGTCTGCTCGCCGGTGCGGTGACTCTGGTGTGGCAGGCGGGCCGGATCCTCCAGGTCAATGCCCTGGGCCACCGCGACGTGGACGCGGGGCTGCCGATGCAGCCCGACACCATCTTCCGGATCGCCTCCATGACGAAGCCCGTCACGGTGGCCGCGGCGATGACGCTGGTGGAGGAGGGCAAGTTCGCGCTGAACGAGCCGGTCACGAAATGGCTGCCCGAACTGGCCGGCATGCGTGTGCTGCGCGAGACGCGCGGCCCTCTGGACCTCACCGAGCCTGCGCGGCGGCCCATCACGTTCGACGACCTGATGACCCATCGCAGCGGCCTGGCCTATGTGTTCTCGGTCCTGGGCCCGCTGGCATCGGCCTACGGCAAGCTGTCGCTGCGCCAGGACCAGGACCGCTGGCTGGGCGAGGTGGCCAAGCTGCCGTTGGCCCATCAGCCGGGTGAACGCCTCACCTACAGCCACTCCACCGACGTGCTCGGGATCGCGCTGTCCCGGATCGAGGGCAAGCCGCTGGCCCAGGTGCTGTCTGAACGGGTCTTCGCGCCGCTGGGCATGGTCGACACCGGGTTCTCGGTCGACGCGGCCGGCCGGCGACGGGCGGCGACGATGTACCAGCTGACCGCCGACAACACCTTGAACCACGATGTGATGGGGCCGGCGCCGATCACCGATCCCCCGTTCTGCACGGGCGGAGCAGGGTTGTTCTCCACCGCCGACGACTATTTGAAGTTCGCCAGGATGTTGTTGGCCGGCGGGACGGTCGACGGGGTGCGCGTGCTGTCCGAGGAATCGGTACGGGTGATGCGTACCGACCGGCTCACCCCCGAACAGAAGCAGTACCAGTTCCTCGGGGCACCGTTCTGGGTGGGCCGGGGCTTCGGCCTCAACCTGTCGGTGGTGACCGATCCGGCGAAGTCACGCCAGTTGTTCGGCCCGGGTGGATTGGGCACTTTCAGTTGGCCCGGCGCCTACGGCACCTGGTGGCAGGCCGATCCGTCGGCAGATCTGATCCTGATCTACCTGATCCAGAACCATCCGAATCTCTCGGTGGATGCGGCCGCCGTCAGCGGCAACACCTCGACGGCGAAACTTCAGATGGCACAACCCCGATTCGTGCGTCGCACGTATCAGGCGCTGGATTTGTAG
- a CDS encoding AraC family transcriptional regulator, translating into MTSVATEPADQDALPGSPALQSTNRVIAAMTDPWDHPRTAVSVAIMCEWAAQRGFPAESALAGSHLDVTALDDADTVVEASQELAVIRNLAAVSADNPGSGVELGSRYHLTAYGYLGYLLAASASVRDTVHRGLYYAMLTFAFSTMTARIDDDHYVLAFDAGDMPEGIRRFVIERDLTAVMQIQHDTFPDVDAVPLREIRFAFPADLVTGDPDVYRDYFRVPVSFGCARNEIVYDAGYLDLAPPMANAHTTRLMVAHCDRIRAERLHRTGVAAQVRAHLLDQSSLDLTLDDVALHLHYASRTLRRHLEREGTTYRAVLDEVRRSVADNLLRDRLIPHYEIARRLGYQDWSSVVRARRRWRRR; encoded by the coding sequence ATGACCTCTGTCGCCACTGAACCCGCAGATCAGGACGCCCTCCCCGGCTCCCCGGCCCTGCAGTCGACCAACCGGGTCATAGCGGCCATGACGGACCCCTGGGACCACCCGCGCACAGCTGTTTCGGTCGCGATCATGTGCGAGTGGGCGGCACAGCGCGGGTTCCCGGCCGAGTCGGCGCTGGCCGGCTCGCACCTGGACGTCACCGCGTTGGATGACGCAGACACCGTCGTCGAGGCCAGCCAGGAACTGGCGGTGATCCGCAACCTGGCCGCTGTTTCGGCCGACAATCCAGGTTCGGGGGTGGAACTGGGCAGCCGCTACCACTTGACCGCGTACGGCTATCTGGGCTATCTCCTGGCCGCGTCGGCCAGCGTGCGGGACACGGTCCACCGAGGCTTGTACTACGCGATGCTGACTTTCGCCTTCTCGACCATGACGGCCCGCATCGACGATGACCACTACGTCCTGGCCTTCGATGCCGGTGACATGCCCGAGGGTATCCGGAGGTTCGTCATCGAACGTGATCTGACCGCGGTCATGCAGATTCAGCACGACACATTCCCCGACGTCGACGCGGTCCCGTTGCGCGAGATCAGATTCGCCTTCCCGGCGGATCTGGTGACGGGCGACCCGGATGTCTACCGGGATTACTTCCGGGTTCCGGTGTCATTCGGATGCGCCCGTAACGAGATCGTCTACGACGCCGGATATCTCGACCTGGCGCCGCCGATGGCAAACGCGCACACGACCCGGCTCATGGTCGCCCACTGCGACCGTATCCGCGCCGAGCGGTTACACCGAACCGGTGTCGCCGCGCAGGTGCGCGCACATCTACTCGACCAGTCGTCTCTCGACCTCACGCTGGACGACGTCGCGCTGCACCTGCACTACGCGTCGCGGACATTGCGCCGGCACCTCGAGCGGGAGGGCACCACCTATCGGGCAGTTTTGGACGAGGTGCGCAGGAGCGTCGCTGACAATCTCCTACGTGACCGCTTGATCCCGCATTACGAGATCGCCCGCCGGCTCGGGTACCAGGACTGGTCGAGCGTGGTCAGGGCGCGCCGGCGCTGGCGTCGCCGGTGA
- a CDS encoding NDMA-dependent alcohol dehydrogenase produces the protein MKVKAAVVEEVGAPWTICEVDLGDPVAGEVQVKLAASGLCHSDAHVVAGSSPVPFMPVLGGHEGAGVITKVGPGVTGLEQGDHVVLAFIPACGTCPSCASGLQNLCDEGAGLLTGQAVSDKSYRVTRDGRPVIQMCLLGTFAPYVTVSQTSVVKIEKDVPLEVAALLGCGVSTGWGSATEIGDTRPGDTAVVMGIGGVGINAVQGARFAGARFVVAIDPVDFKRKKALEFGATHTFASVADAAAELPDLTWGAMAQVSIITVGEIKGEHIQQALSLTGKGGQVIVTGMGDFTQSTVDLNLFELTLLQKRVQGAVFGGVGPRTQIPRLLALYRSGNLKLDELVTTRYRLEDINQGYRDMFDGKNLRGLVVYSDADY, from the coding sequence GTGAAAGTAAAGGCTGCTGTCGTCGAGGAGGTCGGCGCACCCTGGACGATCTGCGAGGTTGACCTGGGAGACCCGGTCGCCGGGGAGGTTCAGGTGAAATTGGCTGCGTCGGGCCTGTGCCATTCGGACGCGCACGTTGTCGCCGGCAGCAGTCCGGTGCCGTTCATGCCGGTTCTCGGTGGGCATGAGGGCGCCGGTGTCATCACCAAGGTCGGCCCCGGTGTCACCGGGCTGGAACAAGGCGATCACGTGGTACTCGCCTTCATACCGGCATGCGGCACTTGTCCGTCGTGCGCGAGCGGTCTGCAGAACCTGTGCGACGAGGGAGCCGGGCTGCTGACCGGGCAGGCTGTCTCGGACAAGAGTTACCGGGTGACCCGCGATGGCCGGCCGGTCATCCAGATGTGCCTGCTCGGCACCTTCGCGCCGTACGTCACGGTGAGCCAGACCTCGGTCGTCAAGATCGAGAAGGACGTGCCATTGGAGGTGGCCGCGCTGCTGGGCTGCGGTGTCTCGACCGGTTGGGGCTCGGCAACCGAGATCGGTGACACCCGTCCGGGCGACACCGCCGTGGTGATGGGCATCGGCGGCGTCGGGATCAACGCAGTGCAGGGCGCGCGGTTCGCGGGTGCCCGGTTCGTCGTCGCGATCGACCCGGTCGACTTCAAACGAAAGAAGGCGCTCGAATTCGGCGCCACCCACACATTCGCCTCGGTGGCGGACGCCGCTGCCGAGCTGCCCGACCTCACCTGGGGAGCGATGGCCCAGGTCTCGATCATCACCGTCGGTGAGATCAAAGGCGAACACATCCAGCAGGCGCTCAGCCTCACGGGTAAGGGCGGACAGGTAATCGTCACGGGCATGGGCGATTTCACCCAGTCGACCGTCGACCTCAACCTGTTCGAGCTGACCCTGCTGCAGAAGCGGGTCCAAGGCGCGGTGTTCGGCGGTGTCGGGCCCCGCACCCAGATCCCCAGGCTGCTCGCTCTCTACCGCTCGGGCAATCTCAAGCTCGACGAGCTGGTCACCACCCGCTACCGCCTGGAAGACATCAATCAGGGCTACCGGGACATGTTCGACGGCAAGAACCTTCGCGGTCTCGTCGTCTACTCCGACGCCGACTACTGA
- a CDS encoding aldehyde dehydrogenase family protein, which yields MQIQDRNYIDGKWAVSSGTTRIPVINPANDEVIAEVVAGTNADVDAAVAAARAAFPAWSATPVGERADYLTAIAGKLAERSEDVARTISSEMGCPITISRAIQLGLPLNSFAEAANVVRAYGFESEYRGSTIVREPFGVLGAITPWNYPLHQIALKVAYGLAAGNAVVVKPSEVTPLCALALTEIIDEIGLPPGVFNLVFGTGADVGEAIAGHDDVDIVSFTGSTRAGRRVQEVAARTVKRVSLELGGKSPNIILDDADLKSVVPASVKTMMLNSGQTCSALTRMIVPRDRLAEVEALAKATADALPVGDPSDEGTALGPLSSRAQQERVLGHIRTAMAEGARLVTGGESATDASGAFVRPTVFSDVTEDMTIHREEVFGPVLAIEAYDSEDDAVRIANATDYGLAGAVWSASPQRAESIARRIRAGQVQINAGAFNANAPFGGYKQSGNGREAGVYGLEEFLEIKSIQR from the coding sequence ATGCAGATCCAGGACCGCAACTACATCGACGGCAAGTGGGCAGTCTCGAGTGGTACCACCCGCATACCCGTCATCAACCCGGCAAACGACGAGGTGATCGCCGAGGTCGTGGCGGGCACCAATGCAGATGTCGACGCGGCCGTCGCCGCCGCCCGGGCCGCATTTCCGGCGTGGTCGGCAACGCCGGTGGGCGAGCGGGCCGATTACCTCACCGCGATCGCCGGCAAGTTGGCCGAACGGTCCGAGGACGTGGCACGCACCATCTCCTCCGAGATGGGTTGCCCCATCACGATTTCGCGGGCCATCCAGCTAGGGCTGCCGCTCAACAGTTTCGCCGAGGCCGCCAACGTCGTGCGCGCGTACGGGTTCGAGAGCGAGTACCGGGGATCGACGATCGTGCGGGAGCCGTTCGGCGTACTGGGTGCGATCACGCCCTGGAACTACCCCCTGCACCAGATCGCGCTGAAGGTCGCCTACGGATTGGCCGCGGGAAACGCCGTGGTCGTCAAACCCAGCGAGGTGACGCCGCTGTGCGCGCTCGCGCTGACCGAGATCATCGACGAGATCGGCCTGCCCCCAGGCGTGTTCAACCTGGTGTTCGGCACCGGGGCGGATGTCGGTGAGGCGATCGCCGGGCATGACGACGTCGACATCGTCAGCTTCACCGGGTCGACGCGGGCCGGCCGGCGCGTACAGGAAGTCGCCGCACGCACCGTCAAGCGCGTGTCGCTGGAGCTCGGGGGCAAGAGCCCCAACATCATTCTCGATGACGCCGACCTGAAATCGGTCGTGCCCGCATCGGTCAAGACGATGATGCTCAACTCCGGGCAGACCTGCTCGGCGTTGACCCGCATGATCGTCCCACGCGACAGGCTGGCCGAGGTGGAGGCGCTCGCGAAGGCAACTGCCGATGCACTGCCGGTGGGCGATCCGAGCGACGAGGGGACCGCACTGGGCCCGCTGTCGTCCCGGGCGCAGCAGGAACGGGTGCTCGGCCACATCCGCACAGCGATGGCCGAAGGCGCACGCCTCGTCACCGGCGGGGAGTCCGCAACCGACGCGTCCGGTGCCTTCGTACGGCCGACCGTTTTCTCCGATGTCACCGAGGACATGACGATCCACCGGGAAGAGGTTTTCGGCCCGGTCCTCGCGATCGAGGCCTACGACTCCGAGGACGACGCGGTACGGATCGCGAACGCAACGGATTACGGCCTGGCCGGTGCGGTCTGGTCTGCCTCACCGCAGCGTGCCGAGAGCATCGCGCGCCGGATCCGCGCCGGCCAGGTGCAGATCAATGCGGGCGCCTTCAACGCCAATGCCCCGTTCGGCGGGTACAAGCAGTCGGGCAACGGGCGCGAGGCCGGTGTCTACGGGCTCGAGGAATTCCTCGAGATCAAGTCGATTCAGCGGTGA
- a CDS encoding MFS transporter, with translation MKRVAFASFVGTAIEFYDFYIYGTAAALIFPHVFFPNMGPTMATISSLGTFAVAFLSRPIGAAVFGHFGDRLGRKKTLIATLLIMGLSTVCVGLVPSAATIGVAAPIILLALRLLQGFAVGGEWAGSALLSAEYAPVGKRGRYGMFTQLGAGAGLAVSNLVVFVVSVTIGEKSAVFLDWGWRLPFLFSAVLLIVALYVRLSIDETPVFAREQVAGGVPKAPLRELFRTQTRQVALAAGCMVGIFTMSFLGGTYLMSYASTRIGHPRSLILGVGVLAGVALMIFSAISALLCDRYGRRRVILAGFGLALPWAFVVMPLIDSGSPVGFAVAIAGIFCIFGISYGPIASFLPEIFATRYRYTGAGLAFNLAGIVGGAIPPLVAGVLVATLGSWAVGAMMAAFVVVSIVSTVLLPETKGTELDAVMSDSAR, from the coding sequence ATGAAGCGGGTGGCGTTCGCCAGTTTCGTCGGCACCGCGATCGAGTTCTACGACTTCTACATCTACGGCACCGCTGCCGCCCTGATCTTTCCCCACGTGTTCTTCCCGAACATGGGGCCGACGATGGCGACGATCTCCTCGTTGGGGACCTTCGCGGTCGCCTTCCTGTCCCGCCCGATCGGTGCCGCGGTGTTCGGCCATTTCGGAGATCGATTGGGCCGCAAGAAAACTCTGATCGCGACGCTGCTGATCATGGGTCTGTCGACCGTCTGCGTCGGTTTGGTGCCCAGCGCAGCGACCATCGGCGTCGCCGCGCCGATCATCCTGCTGGCGCTGCGACTGCTGCAGGGCTTCGCGGTAGGCGGGGAATGGGCGGGTTCGGCGCTGCTGAGCGCCGAGTACGCGCCCGTCGGCAAGCGCGGCAGGTACGGGATGTTCACGCAGCTCGGTGCCGGCGCCGGGCTGGCCGTGAGCAACCTGGTGGTCTTCGTGGTCAGTGTGACCATCGGCGAGAAGAGCGCGGTCTTCCTGGACTGGGGCTGGCGGCTGCCGTTCCTGTTCAGCGCGGTGCTGCTGATCGTGGCGCTCTATGTGCGGTTGAGCATCGACGAGACGCCGGTCTTCGCCCGGGAGCAGGTGGCCGGTGGCGTGCCCAAGGCGCCGCTGCGCGAACTGTTCCGGACCCAGACCCGACAGGTTGCGCTCGCGGCGGGCTGCATGGTCGGCATCTTCACCATGAGCTTTCTGGGCGGCACCTACCTGATGAGTTACGCCAGCACCCGCATCGGACACCCGCGCAGCCTGATCCTCGGTGTCGGTGTGCTGGCCGGCGTCGCGCTGATGATCTTCTCGGCGATCTCGGCGCTGCTGTGCGACCGGTACGGTCGGCGGCGCGTCATTCTCGCCGGCTTCGGGCTCGCCCTGCCATGGGCGTTCGTGGTGATGCCGCTGATCGACTCCGGTTCACCGGTGGGCTTCGCCGTGGCGATCGCCGGGATCTTCTGCATCTTCGGGATCTCCTACGGGCCGATCGCCTCGTTCCTGCCTGAGATCTTCGCCACCCGCTACCGCTACACCGGCGCCGGCCTCGCGTTCAATCTGGCCGGCATCGTGGGTGGGGCGATTCCGCCGTTGGTCGCCGGAGTTCTGGTGGCCACGCTGGGTAGCTGGGCTGTTGGAGCGATGATGGCGGCGTTCGTCGTCGTCAGCATCGTCTCGACCGTGCTGTTGCCCGAGACAAAGGGAACCGAATTGGACGCCGTCATGAGTGACTCTGCGAGGTGA
- the pyrR gene encoding bifunctional pyr operon transcriptional regulator/uracil phosphoribosyltransferase PyrR, which produces MGSSSADRELLSAADVGRTVSRIAHQIIEKTALDDPAERERVVLLGIPTRGVTLARRLAAKINEFADVALPVGALDITLYRDDLNFKPPRPLAATSIPAGGIDDAVVILVDDVLYSGRSVRSALDALRDIGRPRVVQLAVLVDRGHRELPVRADYVGKNVPTSRTESVHVLLSEDDDRDGVVISK; this is translated from the coding sequence ATGGGCTCTTCAAGTGCCGACCGGGAATTGTTGTCTGCGGCGGACGTCGGCCGCACCGTTTCCCGGATCGCCCATCAGATCATCGAAAAGACCGCTCTCGACGATCCCGCCGAACGTGAGCGGGTCGTTCTCCTGGGTATCCCCACGCGCGGTGTGACACTCGCCAGGCGCTTGGCCGCCAAGATCAACGAGTTCGCCGATGTGGCGTTGCCGGTGGGTGCGTTGGATATCACGCTCTACCGCGATGACCTCAACTTCAAGCCGCCGCGACCGCTGGCGGCAACGTCGATCCCGGCCGGCGGCATCGATGACGCCGTGGTCATCCTCGTCGACGACGTCCTGTACTCCGGTCGCTCGGTGCGCTCGGCGCTGGATGCGTTGCGCGACATCGGCCGTCCGCGGGTGGTGCAGCTGGCGGTGCTGGTCGACCGCGGTCATCGGGAGCTGCCGGTGCGGGCCGATTACGTCGGCAAGAACGTGCCGACCTCGCGCACCGAGAGTGTCCACGTGCTGCTGTCCGAGGATGACGACCGTGACGGGGTGGTGATTTCGAAATGA